The Bradysia coprophila strain Holo2 unplaced genomic scaffold, BU_Bcop_v1 contig_297, whole genome shotgun sequence DNA window CTTGGCAATAGCTTGCCATTTGTGTTCTGCTTATCTGGTTTACTTCAACTTTCTTTAAAACTTGAGTTAAGTTTCGATTCAGTGAATGGTAGAATTCGTATGCCAATAGTAAACTTCCATAAATGTACAGTCCACTCACAACGACGGTCAAAAAGTGTGTGTAAACTATGAGGAATCCAAAGACTTTTTTTATGGCGTCGTGACCGCTTTGTTTAAGGTAAATGTAGTAGCACATGAACAATAGTACAAATTGCAACAGAACACAACACTTTTTATTGTTGTACAAACGAACGAAGCGATGGCCATATGTATAAGTTATTTCCCGATGCATATGATCAACCGATTGATTTATAGCGATTGCCTCATTGATCAGAAGTACTAGATCCGTTGATTGAATAACTTGTAGTAAGTAAATGGAAAAGcctttaaagaaaattgtgacGATTTCCAATGTATttacaaaaaggaaaatatcgCTCTCGTTACGACTATCTTCCGTGAATACGCTGAGTGAGAATAGAGCAATTAACAGTAACAGAAAATAGCCAACAACCCAAACCAAACCGTAAATAATTGATACGAAAGAGAAGGAGACTTTATTCCGATTTTCTATATATTTGAAATGAGCCAATGCATGGAATTTTGCAAAGTAATAGAACAATTTCAAACGCATTTTCCATGCTatttcaaaatggaaaatatttctaacaaattctaacattttgtaatttgtaattATTCGAAGGTGTGTAATGGTCTGACGCCATCACAGTACTACACACCATTTCCAAGATATCGATTTAATTCGAAGGGTTTTTGTCTAGTCATTC harbors:
- the LOC119078875 gene encoding uncharacterized protein LOC119078875: MLEFVRNIFHFEIAWKMRLKLFYYFAKFHALAHFKYIENRNKVSFSFVSIIYGLVWVVGYFLLLLIALFSLSVFTEDSRNESDIFLFVNTLEIVTIFFKGFSIYLLQVIQSTDLVLLINEAIAINQSVDHMHREITYTYGHRFVRLYNNKKCCVLLQFVLLFMCYYIYLKQSGHDAIKKVFGFLIVYTHFLTVVVSGLYIYGSLLLAYEFYHSLNRNLTQVLKKVEVNQISRTQMASYCQACDELDEISLTYTRISAYVGRIKRLFAVQITFELLISFLLITCALFYTFYALLSRESLATDNDFERLYGTFNSIMYSTINFTVYFIEIYTITCISNTVIGEAENLSTSIHKSVFSNADPRFIRSLQQLSLKTILEKPEISPMGLFLIDRSLVIGVCLEKHW